From one Anaeromyxobacter diazotrophicus genomic stretch:
- a CDS encoding POT family MFS transporter translates to MSAGPDRYPPQIKFIVGNEGCERFSFYGMRSILTVYMAQWLALPEHEAEANYHLFVMACYLTPLAGGWLADRLWGRYRVILWLSLGYVAGHATIAAFETRWGLLAGLTLIALGSGGIKPCVSAFVGDQFHPEQKKLLERVYGLFYWMVNLGSFGSTLLIPVLLASFGPRVAFAVPGLLMVAALALFVVGRRRYVQVPPTGPNPHAFTKVVASALRRRAKAPAAGSWLDAARADHPAEAVEGAQAVFRIMGVFAAVTAFWALFDQHGASWVLQARRMDLVVFGHAFQASQLAALNPLMVLLLIPLLQRVVFPLLERAGVRVTPLGKMTLGMFLTVLSFAAAALVEVALAGGARPSALWQVPQYVFLTSGEVLVSVTGLEFSYTQAPRTMKSTIMSIWMVTVALGNFLTAAVSAVNRFQGPSYFWFFTALMLAGAVGFAVVARRYRAVGVAVEPSP, encoded by the coding sequence ATGAGCGCCGGCCCCGACCGCTACCCGCCGCAGATCAAGTTCATCGTCGGCAACGAGGGGTGCGAGCGCTTCTCGTTCTACGGGATGCGCTCGATCCTGACCGTCTACATGGCGCAGTGGCTCGCCCTGCCGGAGCACGAGGCCGAGGCGAACTACCACCTGTTCGTGATGGCCTGCTACCTCACGCCGCTCGCCGGCGGCTGGCTGGCCGACCGGCTGTGGGGGCGGTACCGGGTCATCCTGTGGCTGTCGCTCGGGTACGTGGCGGGCCACGCCACCATCGCCGCCTTCGAGACGCGCTGGGGGCTCCTGGCCGGGCTCACCCTCATCGCGCTCGGCTCGGGCGGCATCAAGCCGTGCGTGTCGGCCTTCGTCGGCGACCAGTTCCACCCGGAGCAGAAGAAGCTGCTCGAGCGCGTGTACGGGCTCTTCTACTGGATGGTGAACCTGGGCTCGTTCGGCTCGACCTTGCTCATCCCGGTGCTGCTCGCGAGCTTCGGCCCGCGCGTCGCGTTCGCGGTGCCGGGCCTCCTCATGGTGGCCGCGCTGGCCCTGTTCGTCGTGGGGCGGCGCCGGTACGTCCAGGTGCCCCCCACCGGCCCGAACCCGCACGCGTTCACGAAGGTGGTGGCGAGCGCGCTGCGCCGGCGCGCGAAGGCGCCGGCGGCGGGGAGCTGGCTCGACGCCGCCCGCGCCGACCACCCAGCCGAGGCGGTGGAGGGCGCGCAGGCGGTGTTCCGCATCATGGGCGTGTTCGCGGCGGTGACCGCGTTCTGGGCGCTCTTCGACCAGCACGGCGCGTCCTGGGTGCTGCAGGCGCGCCGCATGGACCTGGTGGTGTTCGGGCACGCGTTCCAGGCCTCGCAGCTGGCGGCGCTGAACCCGCTCATGGTGCTGCTCCTCATCCCGCTGCTGCAGCGGGTGGTCTTCCCGCTCCTCGAGCGCGCCGGCGTCCGCGTCACGCCGCTCGGGAAGATGACGCTCGGGATGTTCCTCACCGTGCTGTCGTTCGCCGCCGCCGCGCTGGTCGAGGTGGCGCTCGCCGGCGGCGCGCGGCCGAGCGCGCTCTGGCAGGTGCCCCAGTACGTGTTCCTCACCAGCGGCGAGGTGCTCGTGTCGGTGACCGGCCTCGAGTTCAGCTACACGCAGGCGCCGCGCACGATGAAGAGCACCATCATGAGCATCTGGATGGTGACGGTGGCGCTCGGGAACTTCCTCACCGCCGCCGTGTCCGCCGTGAACCGCTTCCAGGGGCCGAGCTACTTCTGGTTCTTCACCGCGCTCATGCTGGCGGGGGCGGTCGGGTTCGCGGTGGTGGCGCGGAGGTACCGGGCGGT
- a CDS encoding POT family MFS transporter, with protein sequence MPKAEQDRFPRQIKYLAWNEGCERFSYYGMTSVLTIYMVQRLFLSDGEAESRYHLFVFAVYLTPLLGAWLADRFVGRFRVILWLSLGYVLGHGVIAAFESREGLYTGMALIALGAGGIKPCAAAFVGDQFTDEKRHLLKKVYDLYYWMINLGSTASTLLIPVLLDRMGPRVAFAIPGLLMAGALAIFWAGRRSYVEAPPTGPNPHGFFRVVAHAIRRLGTGRPGEPWLDAARDRFPAEAVDGARAVFRIVAVFAPTAVFWALFFQYGSSWVLQAERMDRRLFGVQVLSSQVPTLDPVLVLALIPVFAGLVYPRLERRGVRVHALGKMTVGMFVTVLSFACAGGVQVALDLGAQPGIAWQVPQYVFLATGEVLVSVTALEFAYTQAPASMKSAIMSLWYVTIAAGSLLTAWVASLNRFHGAGYYFFFAALMLAAAFAFKAVARRYRPVATVVAVSPAEVP encoded by the coding sequence ATGCCCAAGGCCGAGCAGGATCGCTTCCCCCGCCAGATCAAGTACCTCGCCTGGAACGAGGGGTGCGAGCGCTTCTCGTACTACGGGATGACCTCGGTGCTCACCATCTACATGGTGCAGCGCCTGTTCCTGTCCGACGGCGAGGCGGAGTCGCGCTACCACCTCTTCGTCTTCGCCGTGTACCTGACGCCGCTCCTCGGGGCGTGGCTCGCCGATCGCTTCGTCGGCCGGTTCCGCGTCATCCTGTGGCTGTCGCTCGGCTACGTGCTCGGCCACGGGGTCATCGCCGCCTTCGAGAGCCGGGAGGGGCTCTACACCGGCATGGCGCTCATCGCGCTCGGGGCGGGCGGCATCAAGCCCTGCGCGGCGGCCTTCGTCGGGGACCAGTTCACCGACGAGAAGCGCCACCTGCTGAAGAAGGTCTACGACCTCTACTACTGGATGATCAACCTCGGGTCGACCGCCTCGACCCTGCTCATCCCGGTGCTGCTCGACCGCATGGGTCCGCGCGTGGCGTTCGCCATCCCGGGCCTGCTCATGGCGGGCGCGCTCGCCATCTTCTGGGCCGGGCGGCGCTCCTACGTGGAGGCGCCGCCCACCGGCCCCAACCCGCACGGCTTCTTCCGCGTGGTGGCGCACGCGATCCGGCGGCTCGGGACCGGGCGCCCGGGCGAGCCGTGGCTCGACGCGGCGCGCGACCGCTTCCCCGCCGAGGCGGTGGACGGCGCCCGGGCGGTGTTCCGGATCGTGGCGGTGTTCGCCCCCACCGCCGTGTTCTGGGCGCTCTTCTTCCAGTACGGGTCGTCGTGGGTGCTGCAGGCGGAGCGGATGGACCGGCGGCTCTTCGGCGTGCAGGTGCTCTCCTCGCAGGTGCCGACGCTCGACCCGGTCCTGGTGCTGGCGCTCATCCCGGTCTTCGCCGGGCTGGTCTACCCGCGGCTGGAGCGGCGCGGGGTGCGCGTCCACGCGCTCGGCAAGATGACGGTGGGGATGTTCGTGACGGTGCTGTCGTTCGCCTGCGCCGGGGGCGTGCAGGTGGCGCTCGACCTGGGCGCCCAGCCCGGCATCGCCTGGCAGGTGCCGCAGTACGTCTTCCTCGCCACCGGCGAGGTGCTGGTGTCGGTGACCGCGCTCGAGTTCGCCTACACCCAGGCGCCCGCCTCGATGAAGAGCGCCATCATGAGCCTCTGGTACGTCACCATCGCGGCGGGCTCCCTGCTCACCGCCTGGGTGGCGAGCCTCAACCGCTTCCACGGCGCCGGCTACTACTTCTTCTTCGCGGCGCTCATGCTGGCCGCGGCCTTCGCGTTCAAGGCGGTGGCGCGCCGCTACCGCCCGGTCGCGACGGTCGTCGCCGTCTCCCCCGCCGAGGTCCCATGA
- a CDS encoding DUF423 domain-containing protein, which produces MDRLFLALGALSALVSVAAGAFGAHALKARLEPDLLAIFETGARYEMYHALGLVAVAWAAQRWPGPATSGAGWLFVAGTLLFSGSLYALALSGVRALGAVTPVGGLCFLLGWALLAYAAVRGT; this is translated from the coding sequence ATGGACCGCCTCTTCCTGGCGCTCGGCGCGCTCTCGGCGCTGGTCTCGGTGGCCGCGGGCGCGTTCGGGGCGCACGCGCTCAAGGCGCGGCTCGAGCCCGACCTGCTCGCCATCTTCGAGACCGGGGCGCGCTACGAGATGTACCACGCGCTCGGGCTGGTCGCGGTCGCCTGGGCGGCGCAGCGCTGGCCCGGCCCGGCCACCAGCGGCGCGGGCTGGCTCTTCGTGGCCGGCACGCTCCTCTTCTCGGGCAGCCTCTACGCGCTGGCGCTCTCCGGCGTTCGCGCGCTCGGCGCGGTGACGCCCGTGGGCGGCCTGTGCTTCCTCCTGGGCTGGGCGCTCCTCGCCTACGCCGCCGTCCGCGGCACCTAG
- a CDS encoding 4a-hydroxytetrahydrobiopterin dehydratase: MDWTKKRCVPCEGGVPKLARARAEELLATLDGWDLQGEKLHRHFRFRDFAGAMRFVNALAALAEQEGHHPDFALHDWNLLDVTTSTHAIGGLSENDFILAGKIDRLPREAPPEGR, encoded by the coding sequence ATGGACTGGACGAAGAAGCGCTGCGTGCCGTGCGAGGGGGGAGTGCCGAAGCTCGCGCGCGCCCGGGCGGAGGAGCTCCTGGCGACGCTCGACGGGTGGGATCTCCAGGGCGAGAAGCTCCACCGCCACTTCCGCTTCCGCGACTTCGCGGGCGCCATGAGGTTCGTGAACGCCCTGGCGGCGCTGGCCGAGCAGGAGGGCCACCACCCCGACTTCGCCCTCCACGACTGGAACCTGCTCGACGTGACCACCTCCACCCACGCCATCGGCGGGCTCTCCGAGAACGACTTCATCCTGGCTGGCAAGATCGACCGGCTCCCCCGCGAGGCCCCGCCCGAGGGGCGTTGA